A region of Heptranchias perlo isolate sHepPer1 unplaced genomic scaffold, sHepPer1.hap1 HAP1_SCAFFOLD_192, whole genome shotgun sequence DNA encodes the following proteins:
- the LOC137309929 gene encoding E3 ubiquitin/ISG15 ligase TRIM25-like, with product MEPGADSAHVVCDYCVENPSPAVKTCLKCETSFCSSHLKPHLLNKAFSGHTLIEPVADLTDRQCVDHQKILEYYCEDDAECVCVSCTIIGKHKSHTLLSLDEAQAAIKEELEREIESLRGVQQNCSSKQRDLERSEAEIKTRINELKGKLSKSFSEWRRQLEEDEEYALKLIDEEGLRALSQIRSCSEALNKRMEQITLIDGETQSLVQRDHLSFIQNSKQLLSRVTETQRVTDPDVPALTLNLSNISQLIQKRLNGSEKYHSDILGIIGGWTSLGHNSQSPCALFTVPASTEYRGPSNVTPPPHSSSGAAPVPGNVLQLSTGITGRAGISQGLSPMSLDPKTVNWNLVLSDDLRSATWTEWEQPYPPHPERFKDWAQVLCSQSFSSGSHSWDVETDGDRWGIGIVCGSVEREGKDSVLGYSSKSWCLGFFLGSLTAWQNNRFTDLPPIPSNIRIRVQLDYEAGTLSFHRVTDSLRHLHTFQTTFTEPVFPAFYCGDKSLKLLN from the exons ATGGAGCCTGGAGCTGATTCAGCCCATGTCGTGTGTGATTACTGTGTCGAGAATCCATCCCCAGCTGTGAAGACATGTCTGAAATGTGAAACATCATTTTGCTCCAGTCATTTAAAACCACATCTGCTGAACAAGGCCTTCAGTGGACACACCCTCATCGAACCTGTGGCTGATCTtacagacaggcagtgcgttGACCATCAGAAGATCCTTGAATACTACTGTGAAGAtgatgcagagtgtgtgtgtgtttcctgtacaataatagggaaacataaatcccacacactgctgagcctggatgaggcacaagctgcaattaag gaagaattggagagagaaatcgagagtcttcggggagtccagcagaattgttccagcaaacagcgagacttggagagatcagaagctgaaataaag ACACGAATCAATGAGCTGAAAGGAAAGCTATCGAAGAGCTTCTCTGAATGGAGGAGAcagctggaagaagatgaagaatacgCACTGAAACTGATCGATGAGGAGGGTCTCCGAGCTCTCTCACAGATTAGAAGCTGCTCTGAAGCATTAAACAAGAGGATGGAACAGATTACATTAATAGATGGAGAAACCCAGAGTCTGGTACAGAGGGACCATCTCTCCTTTATTCAG aactcgaagcagctcctttccag agtgactgagactcagagagtcacagacccagatgttccagcgctcaccctgaacctgtccaatatatctcaacttatccagaagaggctgaatggatcGGAAAAGTATCACTCAGACATACTGGGAATCATTG GAGGCTGGACCTCGCTGGGTCACAATTCCCAATCACCGTGTGCTTTGTTTACAGTGCCAGCTTCCACCGAATACAGGGGCCCATCGAATGTAACTCCTCCCCCACACAGCTCCTCTGGAGCAGCCCCTGTCCCAGGGAATGTCCTCCAGCTGTCGACTGGGATCACGGGAAGAGCGGGAATATCCCAAGGTCT gtcaccaatgagcctggatccaaagacagtaaacTGGAACTTGGTTCTGTCTGATGATCTGAGATCAGCAACATGGACTGAATGGGAACAGCcctacccacctcacccagagaggtttaaagactgggcccaagtcctctgctcccagagtttctcctcaggatcccattcctgggatgtggagacTGATGGGGATCGGTGGGGAATAgggattgtgtgtgggagtgtcgagagggaggggaaagactCTGTTCTTGGATACAGCAGTAAATCCTGGTGTTTGGGCTTTTTTCTTGGTTCTCTCACAGCCTGGCAAAATAATCGTTTCACTGACCTCCCACCGATCCCGTCTAACATCAGGATCCGAGTTCAGTTAGACTACGAGGCCGGGACTCTGTCATTTCACcgggtcactgactcactgagacatttacacacatttcaaaccacattcactgaacccgtgtttccagcattttattgtgGGGACAAATCGctaaaactgttaaattaa